Proteins encoded by one window of Channa argus isolate prfri chromosome 1, Channa argus male v1.0, whole genome shotgun sequence:
- the LOC137124687 gene encoding ras/Rap GTPase-activating protein SynGAP-like isoform X1, with the protein MDTSSKTWLPHQGQFGLVGQAEVCCGGAGVLTPNQSRRASFASARQSSMETPPNATPQPFRQPSFLNRRLKGSIKRAKSQPKLDRTSSFRQMILPRFRSADQERTRLMQSFKESHSHESLLSPSSAAEALDLVLDEEAIIKPVHSSILGQEYCFEVTTSSGTKCFACRSASERDKWIENLQRAVKPNKNSAFCFQDNSRRVDNVLKLWIIEARDLPAKKRYYCELCLDDMLYARTTSKPRTDTVFWGEHFEFNNLPTIRSLRLHLYKETDKKRRKVKKEKSTYLGLVSIPISSITGRQFVEQWYPVIQSSVLSKSGGVGSAKVINASLRVKSRYQTMNILPMELYKEFAEYITNNYRTLCAVLEPLLSVKSKEEVAFALVHILQSTGKTKEFLSDMAMCEVDRFMDREHLIFRENTLATKAVEEYLKLIGHRYLKDAIGDFIRALYESEENCEVDPMRVPPSVLADHQANLRMCCELLLCKIINSLCIFPRELKEVFASWRARCAERGREDLADSLISSSLFLRFMCPAIMSPSLFNLMQEYPAERTSRTLTLIAKVMQNLASFSKFGPKEEYMYFMNEFLEMEWGSMQQFLYEISNLDTGGNAGGFEGYIDLGRELSMLHSLLWEVMGQLSKDAILKLGPLPRLLNDISVALRNPQLHMPTNHQPDQPKDRLFSRPSFNRLKSSDFQSLMMRDLNSSIDISRLPSPTTGMSAVESLSSNLNMRRHAERDLRSSREVFYVTRPPLARSSPAYCTSSSDITEPDPKVHSVNKSVSMMDLQDSRMNSISNLNSVGDMLTSSQASIAGLGHSFGNLGGPLRMGGHMPTAGSGLRLSQMGHIGGPTESISQQQQQAAAAMHFPLSFQNPLFHLAAQNSPAQSQPPPPPLLLAPEPENGHPDYAPAFGNSAFSRSEDLSALRSQSSLVQPSIVHSHSYSDDFTRQNQSNDYAWHQLSLQVQESLQQQHLMGVTSQTTTGTGTPASLATPPTTVHPMRQTSMAPPHLKSQRSINTPATATPPKVRPQSRNLLLDSSDTNFSGSHPKSRQTQQQQQQQQQQQQQQQQQQQQQQQQQQQQQQQQQQETQLTDSPAPGLPYQTSSAKENQAPSAAAEESTDTPTKSTKKPQSQLQPPQQHLLKPVVNKQGSGSTLNTPALNERTVAWVSNMPHLSADIESLRPDREGQLKEYSKSMDESRLERVREYEDEIHSLKERLKMSHRKLEEYEQRLMSQEQQTNKILQQYQSRLEDSERRLKQQQMEKDSQIKGIISRLMAVEDELRGGAIPDIKPRILTDQSFSQVYGGLPGS; encoded by the exons ACCAGTCTCGCAGGGCAAGTTTTGCCTCTGCACGGCAGTCAAGCATGGAAACTCCTCCCAATGCCACCCCACAGCCCTTCAGACAGCCG AGTTTTCTTAATCGAAGGTTGAAGGGTTCCATCAAGAGGGCTAAAAGCCAGCCCAAACTGGACCGGACCAGCAGCTTCAGACAAATGATTTTGCCCCGGTTTCGCAGTGCTGACCAAGAGCG GACACGCTTGATGCAAAGCTTCAAAGAATCCCACTCCCATGAGTCCCTACTTTCTCCTAGCAGTGCTGCAGAAGCTTTGGACCTAGTTTTGGATGAAGAAGCTATAATCAAGCCTGTCCACTCTAGCATTTTGGGACAAGAGTACTGCTTTGAG GTGACCACCAGTTcaggaacaaaatgttttgcctGTCGCTCAGCTTCAGAGAGAGATAAGTGGATTGAGAATCTGCAACGAGCTGTTAAACCAAACAAG AACTCCGCATTTTGCTTTCAGGACAATAGCCGACGGGTGGATAATGTGCTCAAGTTGTGGATTATTGAAGCTCGAGACCTTCCAGCTAAGAAACGCTACTATTGTGAGCTGTGTTTGGATGACATGTTGTACGCACGCACCACCAGCAAACCCCGGACCGACACGGTCTTCTGGGGCGAGCACTTTGAATTTAACAATTTGCCTACCATTCGTAGCCTTCGCTTGCACCTCTACAAGGAAACGGATAAAAAAAGACGCAAGGTAAAGAAA GAAAAAAGCACATACCTTGGCCTTGTCAGCATCCCCATCTCCAGCATCACAGGCCGGCAGTTTGTGGAACAATGGTACCCCGTTATACAGTCCAGTGTTTTGTCCAAAAGCGGTGGTGTTGGAAGTGCCAAAGTGATTAACGCCTCATTACGTGTCAAGTCTCGCTATCAGACAATGAACATCCTCCCAATGGAGCTGTACAAGGAATTTGCTGAGTACATTACAAACAACTACCGGACACTGTGTGCAGTTCTGGAGCCGCTGTTGAGTGTGAAAAGCAAAGAGGAGGTGGCGTTTGCCCTGGTTCACATCCTTCAAAGCACAGGGAAGACAAAG GAATTCCTGTCTGACATGGCAATGTGCGAGGTGGATCGATTCATGGACCGTGAGCACTTGATCTTTCGGGAAAACACGCTCGCTACAAAGGCTGTGGAGGAGTACCTCAAATTGATAGGTCACAGATACCTCAAGGACGCTATAG GTGACTTCATTCGAGCCTTATACGAGTCTGAGGAAAACTGTGAGGTGGACCCCATGCGTGTCCCGCCATCAGTCCTCGCTGACCATCAAGCCAACCTTCGCATGTGTTGTGAGCTGTTACTCTGCAAGATAATCAACTCTCTCTG catattTCCCAGGGAGCTGAAGGAAGTTTTTGCCTCATGGAGAGCCAGATGTGCTGAGCGTGGAAGAGAGGATCTCGCCGACAGCCTCATCAGCTCCTCCCTGTTCCTTCGCTTTATGTGTCCAGCCATCATGTCCCCGTCCCTGTTCAACCTAATGCAGGAGTATCCTGCAGAGCGCACGTCCCGCACACTCACACTCATTGCCAAGGTGATGCAGAACCTGGCCAGCTTCAGCAA GTTTGGGCCCAAGGAGGAATACATGTATTTCATGAATGAGTTCCTGGAGATGGAGTGGGGCTCCATGCAGCAGTTTCTTTATGAGATTTCCAACTTGGACACTGGGGGAAATGCTGGAGGGTTTGAAGGCTACATTGACCTCGGTAGAGAATTGTCCATGCTCCACAGCTTACTGTGGGAAGTTATGGGCCAGCTTAGCAAG gaTGCTATTCTCAAACTTGGACCTTTACCAAGGCTGTTGAATGACATCAGTGTTGCCTTGAGGAACCCGCAGCTTCACATGCCTACAAATCACCAGCCAGACCAGCCGAAGGACCGACTCTTCTCACGCCCATCTTTCAATCGCCTCAAGTCCTCTGACTTCCAAAGCCTTATGATGCGTGACTTAAATAG TTCAATAGACATCTCTCGCCTGCCGTCCCCTACGACTGGCATGTCAGCTGTAGAGTCCCTCTCATCAAATCTGAACATGAGGCGCCATGCTGAACGAGACCTCCGGTCTTCGAGAGAAGTTTTCTATGTGACCCGCCCACCACTGGCTCGATCCAGCCCTGCTTACTGCACAAGCAGCTCAGATATCACCGAACCTGATCCAAAG gTCCACAGTGTGAATAAAAGCGTGTCTATGATGGACCTTCAGGACTCCCGTATGAACAGCATTTCCAACCTGAACTCTGTGGGAGACATGCTCACCTCTTCTCAAGCCTCCATCGCCGGGCTCGGCCACAGCTTCGGGAACCTCGGCGGTCCGCTTCGTATGGGAGGGCATATGCCAACAGCGGGCTCCGGTTTGAGGCTGAGCCAGATGGGCCACATAGGGGGTCCAACGGAATCCATCtctcagcagcaacagcaggcagcagcagccatgCACTTCCCCCTGTCTTTCCAGAACCCGCTATTCCATCTGGCCGCCCAGAACTCACCAGCTCAGTCTcagcctcctccacctcctctcctccttgCCCCGGAGCCTGAGAACGGCCACCCTGACTATGCTCCCGCCTTTGGCAACAGTGCTTTCTCCCGCAGCGAGGACTTGTCCGCCCTGCGGTCACAGAGCAGCCTGGTGCAGCCCAGCATTGTCCACTCACACAGTTACAGTGATGATTTCACCCGGCAGAATCAGAGCAATGACTACGCCTGGCACCAGCTGTCACTGCAGGTGCAG gAGTCtctacagcagcagcacctgATGGGTGTCACATCTCAGACAACCACTGGAACAGGCACCCCTGCCTCTTTGGCCACACCTCCCACTACAGTTCATCCAATGCGTCAGACATCCATGGCTCCGCCACACCTCAAGTCTCAGAGGTCTATTAACACTCCCGCTACTGCCACGCCTCCGAAGGTTCGCCCACAGAGCAGGAACCTCCTCCTCGACTCTTCGGACACAAACTTCAGCGGCAGTCATCCGAAATCGCGCCAAactcagcagcaacaacagcagcagcagcagcagcagcagcagcagcaacagcagcagcaacagcagcagcagcaacagcagcagcagcagcaacagcaacaacaggaGACACAGCTGACAGACAGTCCGGCTCCCGGGCTCCCTTACCAGACGAGCTCTGCCAAAGAGAACCAGGCCCCATCAGCTGCTGCAGAAGAATCAACGGATACACCAACAAAAAGCACCAAAAAGCCTCAGTCACAACTGCAGCCTCCACAGCAACATTTGCTCAAGCCAGTTGTCAATAAACAG GGTTCAGGGTCGACCTTGAACACCCCAGCCCTCAATGAGCGGACAGTTGCCTGGGTTTCCAACATGCCACATCTCTCTGCTGACATCGAGAGCCTGCGGCCAGACCGTGAAGGTCAGCTGAAAGAGTACTCCAAGAGCATGGATGAGTCACGACTTGAGAGG GTAAGAGAGTACGAAGATGAAATACACTCCTTGAAAGAACGACTGAAGATGTCTCATCGCAAGCTGGAAGAATATGAGCAGAGACTTATGTCGCAGGAACAGCAGACAAATAAGATCCTACAGCAGTATCAGAGTCGCCTGGAGGACAGTGAGCGCCGCCTAAAGCAGCAGCAAATGGAGAAGGACTCTCAAATTAAAGGCATCATCAGCAG ACTCATGGCTGTGGAAGATGAGCTGAGAGGGGGTGCCATTCCTGATATTAAGCCTCGAATCCTCACAGACCAG TCTTTCAGCCAGGTCTATGGTGGGCTCCCAGGATCCTGA
- the LOC137124687 gene encoding ras/Rap GTPase-activating protein SynGAP-like isoform X8: METPPNATPQPFRQPSFLNRRLKGSIKRAKSQPKLDRTSSFRQMILPRFRSADQERTRLMQSFKESHSHESLLSPSSAAEALDLVLDEEAIIKPVHSSILGQEYCFEVTTSSGTKCFACRSASERDKWIENLQRAVKPNKNSAFCFQDNSRRVDNVLKLWIIEARDLPAKKRYYCELCLDDMLYARTTSKPRTDTVFWGEHFEFNNLPTIRSLRLHLYKETDKKRRKVKKEKSTYLGLVSIPISSITGRQFVEQWYPVIQSSVLSKSGGVGSAKVINASLRVKSRYQTMNILPMELYKEFAEYITNNYRTLCAVLEPLLSVKSKEEVAFALVHILQSTGKTKEFLSDMAMCEVDRFMDREHLIFRENTLATKAVEEYLKLIGHRYLKDAIGDFIRALYESEENCEVDPMRVPPSVLADHQANLRMCCELLLCKIINSLCIFPRELKEVFASWRARCAERGREDLADSLISSSLFLRFMCPAIMSPSLFNLMQEYPAERTSRTLTLIAKVMQNLASFSKFGPKEEYMYFMNEFLEMEWGSMQQFLYEISNLDTGGNAGGFEGYIDLGRELSMLHSLLWEVMGQLSKDAILKLGPLPRLLNDISVALRNPQLHMPTNHQPDQPKDRLFSRPSFNRLKSSDFQSLMMRDLNSSIDISRLPSPTTGMSAVESLSSNLNMRRHAERDLRSSREVFYVTRPPLARSSPAYCTSSSDITEPDPKVHSVNKSVSMMDLQDSRMNSISNLNSVGDMLTSSQASIAGLGHSFGNLGGPLRMGGHMPTAGSGLRLSQMGHIGGPTESISQQQQQAAAAMHFPLSFQNPLFHLAAQNSPAQSQPPPPPLLLAPEPENGHPDYAPAFGNSAFSRSEDLSALRSQSSLVQPSIVHSHSYSDDFTRQNQSNDYAWHQLSLQVQESLQQQHLMGVTSQTTTGTGTPASLATPPTTVHPMRQTSMAPPHLKSQRSINTPATATPPKVRPQSRNLLLDSSDTNFSGSHPKSRQTQQQQQQQQQQQQQQQQQQQQQQQQQQQQQQQQQQETQLTDSPAPGLPYQTSSAKENQAPSAAAEESTDTPTKSTKKPQSQLQPPQQHLLKPVVNKQGSGSTLNTPALNERTVAWVSNMPHLSADIESLRPDREGQLKEYSKSMDESRLERVREYEDEIHSLKERLKMSHRKLEEYEQRLMSQEQQTNKILQQYQSRLEDSERRLKQQQMEKDSQIKGIISRLMAVEDELRGGAIPDIKPRILTDQSFSQVYGGLPGS; the protein is encoded by the exons ATGGAAACTCCTCCCAATGCCACCCCACAGCCCTTCAGACAGCCG AGTTTTCTTAATCGAAGGTTGAAGGGTTCCATCAAGAGGGCTAAAAGCCAGCCCAAACTGGACCGGACCAGCAGCTTCAGACAAATGATTTTGCCCCGGTTTCGCAGTGCTGACCAAGAGCG GACACGCTTGATGCAAAGCTTCAAAGAATCCCACTCCCATGAGTCCCTACTTTCTCCTAGCAGTGCTGCAGAAGCTTTGGACCTAGTTTTGGATGAAGAAGCTATAATCAAGCCTGTCCACTCTAGCATTTTGGGACAAGAGTACTGCTTTGAG GTGACCACCAGTTcaggaacaaaatgttttgcctGTCGCTCAGCTTCAGAGAGAGATAAGTGGATTGAGAATCTGCAACGAGCTGTTAAACCAAACAAG AACTCCGCATTTTGCTTTCAGGACAATAGCCGACGGGTGGATAATGTGCTCAAGTTGTGGATTATTGAAGCTCGAGACCTTCCAGCTAAGAAACGCTACTATTGTGAGCTGTGTTTGGATGACATGTTGTACGCACGCACCACCAGCAAACCCCGGACCGACACGGTCTTCTGGGGCGAGCACTTTGAATTTAACAATTTGCCTACCATTCGTAGCCTTCGCTTGCACCTCTACAAGGAAACGGATAAAAAAAGACGCAAGGTAAAGAAA GAAAAAAGCACATACCTTGGCCTTGTCAGCATCCCCATCTCCAGCATCACAGGCCGGCAGTTTGTGGAACAATGGTACCCCGTTATACAGTCCAGTGTTTTGTCCAAAAGCGGTGGTGTTGGAAGTGCCAAAGTGATTAACGCCTCATTACGTGTCAAGTCTCGCTATCAGACAATGAACATCCTCCCAATGGAGCTGTACAAGGAATTTGCTGAGTACATTACAAACAACTACCGGACACTGTGTGCAGTTCTGGAGCCGCTGTTGAGTGTGAAAAGCAAAGAGGAGGTGGCGTTTGCCCTGGTTCACATCCTTCAAAGCACAGGGAAGACAAAG GAATTCCTGTCTGACATGGCAATGTGCGAGGTGGATCGATTCATGGACCGTGAGCACTTGATCTTTCGGGAAAACACGCTCGCTACAAAGGCTGTGGAGGAGTACCTCAAATTGATAGGTCACAGATACCTCAAGGACGCTATAG GTGACTTCATTCGAGCCTTATACGAGTCTGAGGAAAACTGTGAGGTGGACCCCATGCGTGTCCCGCCATCAGTCCTCGCTGACCATCAAGCCAACCTTCGCATGTGTTGTGAGCTGTTACTCTGCAAGATAATCAACTCTCTCTG catattTCCCAGGGAGCTGAAGGAAGTTTTTGCCTCATGGAGAGCCAGATGTGCTGAGCGTGGAAGAGAGGATCTCGCCGACAGCCTCATCAGCTCCTCCCTGTTCCTTCGCTTTATGTGTCCAGCCATCATGTCCCCGTCCCTGTTCAACCTAATGCAGGAGTATCCTGCAGAGCGCACGTCCCGCACACTCACACTCATTGCCAAGGTGATGCAGAACCTGGCCAGCTTCAGCAA GTTTGGGCCCAAGGAGGAATACATGTATTTCATGAATGAGTTCCTGGAGATGGAGTGGGGCTCCATGCAGCAGTTTCTTTATGAGATTTCCAACTTGGACACTGGGGGAAATGCTGGAGGGTTTGAAGGCTACATTGACCTCGGTAGAGAATTGTCCATGCTCCACAGCTTACTGTGGGAAGTTATGGGCCAGCTTAGCAAG gaTGCTATTCTCAAACTTGGACCTTTACCAAGGCTGTTGAATGACATCAGTGTTGCCTTGAGGAACCCGCAGCTTCACATGCCTACAAATCACCAGCCAGACCAGCCGAAGGACCGACTCTTCTCACGCCCATCTTTCAATCGCCTCAAGTCCTCTGACTTCCAAAGCCTTATGATGCGTGACTTAAATAG TTCAATAGACATCTCTCGCCTGCCGTCCCCTACGACTGGCATGTCAGCTGTAGAGTCCCTCTCATCAAATCTGAACATGAGGCGCCATGCTGAACGAGACCTCCGGTCTTCGAGAGAAGTTTTCTATGTGACCCGCCCACCACTGGCTCGATCCAGCCCTGCTTACTGCACAAGCAGCTCAGATATCACCGAACCTGATCCAAAG gTCCACAGTGTGAATAAAAGCGTGTCTATGATGGACCTTCAGGACTCCCGTATGAACAGCATTTCCAACCTGAACTCTGTGGGAGACATGCTCACCTCTTCTCAAGCCTCCATCGCCGGGCTCGGCCACAGCTTCGGGAACCTCGGCGGTCCGCTTCGTATGGGAGGGCATATGCCAACAGCGGGCTCCGGTTTGAGGCTGAGCCAGATGGGCCACATAGGGGGTCCAACGGAATCCATCtctcagcagcaacagcaggcagcagcagccatgCACTTCCCCCTGTCTTTCCAGAACCCGCTATTCCATCTGGCCGCCCAGAACTCACCAGCTCAGTCTcagcctcctccacctcctctcctccttgCCCCGGAGCCTGAGAACGGCCACCCTGACTATGCTCCCGCCTTTGGCAACAGTGCTTTCTCCCGCAGCGAGGACTTGTCCGCCCTGCGGTCACAGAGCAGCCTGGTGCAGCCCAGCATTGTCCACTCACACAGTTACAGTGATGATTTCACCCGGCAGAATCAGAGCAATGACTACGCCTGGCACCAGCTGTCACTGCAGGTGCAG gAGTCtctacagcagcagcacctgATGGGTGTCACATCTCAGACAACCACTGGAACAGGCACCCCTGCCTCTTTGGCCACACCTCCCACTACAGTTCATCCAATGCGTCAGACATCCATGGCTCCGCCACACCTCAAGTCTCAGAGGTCTATTAACACTCCCGCTACTGCCACGCCTCCGAAGGTTCGCCCACAGAGCAGGAACCTCCTCCTCGACTCTTCGGACACAAACTTCAGCGGCAGTCATCCGAAATCGCGCCAAactcagcagcaacaacagcagcagcagcagcagcagcagcagcagcaacagcagcagcaacagcagcagcagcaacagcagcagcagcagcaacagcaacaacaggaGACACAGCTGACAGACAGTCCGGCTCCCGGGCTCCCTTACCAGACGAGCTCTGCCAAAGAGAACCAGGCCCCATCAGCTGCTGCAGAAGAATCAACGGATACACCAACAAAAAGCACCAAAAAGCCTCAGTCACAACTGCAGCCTCCACAGCAACATTTGCTCAAGCCAGTTGTCAATAAACAG GGTTCAGGGTCGACCTTGAACACCCCAGCCCTCAATGAGCGGACAGTTGCCTGGGTTTCCAACATGCCACATCTCTCTGCTGACATCGAGAGCCTGCGGCCAGACCGTGAAGGTCAGCTGAAAGAGTACTCCAAGAGCATGGATGAGTCACGACTTGAGAGG GTAAGAGAGTACGAAGATGAAATACACTCCTTGAAAGAACGACTGAAGATGTCTCATCGCAAGCTGGAAGAATATGAGCAGAGACTTATGTCGCAGGAACAGCAGACAAATAAGATCCTACAGCAGTATCAGAGTCGCCTGGAGGACAGTGAGCGCCGCCTAAAGCAGCAGCAAATGGAGAAGGACTCTCAAATTAAAGGCATCATCAGCAG ACTCATGGCTGTGGAAGATGAGCTGAGAGGGGGTGCCATTCCTGATATTAAGCCTCGAATCCTCACAGACCAG TCTTTCAGCCAGGTCTATGGTGGGCTCCCAGGATCCTGA